AGGAACAATAGCACTCAAAATTTGCTTTTGAGTATCTAGCTCTACGGCTTGTCTTTGAGCATCTTTAGTAAATTCTTTTACAAGCCCCAATACAATAGCGATGACAAGTATCATCCCTATTGAAAATGTTACGATATATGCGTTTGATTCTTTAGACATGGATTCTCTTTAATCTACGGTTTTTATTAGCTTGAATTACATAAAAATCTATGAGAGGAGCAAATACATTCATAAGAAGAATTGCCAACATAATTCCTTCTGGATAAGCAGGGTTGAAGACACGGATAAGAACAGTCAAGAGACCAATAAAAAATCCGTAAACCCATTTTCCTGTTTCTGTTTGTGCTGCCGATACTGGGTCAGTTGCCATAAATACAATTCCGAAAGCAAAACCACCCATAATTAAGTGATAATGAGGCATCATTTGCATAAAAGGAGTAGAACCAGCAAGGTTAAAGATAAGTCCCATTACTAATGCACCAACTACACCACTTACCATAATTTTCCAACTTGCCACACCAGCGACAACTAAAATAATTGCACCAATAAGTGCCATCAAAGCAGATGTTTCGCCAATAGAACCTGGAATTACTCCGATAAGCATATTATTGAAGCTAAATAAACTTTCTGCTCCAGCCCAATTCGCTGTTGCTCCATCTAAGGCTGCTGTTACAGTACCTGTTTTTGCTTCTGCTGCAATAGATAATGCTGTTGCACCTGTATAGCCATCTACGGCTGCTTTATCTCCTAAATATGTCCAAACAGTACCAGAAATATCTGTCGGATAAGCAAAATAAAGGAAAGCACGAGCTGTAAGAGCCACATTCAAAATATTCATTCCAGTTCCTCCAAAGGCTTCTTTTGCAATTACAACAGCAAAAATAGTAGCTACAGCAACTTGCCAAAGTGGAATATCTGGTGGCATAGTGAGAGGAATAAGCATTCCTGTTACTAAAAACCCTTCATTAATAGGGTGTTTTCGGACAATTCCAAAAATAACTTCTACAATACCCCCAGCCGTATAAGAAACAATAACAATAGGTAAAACTTGAATTGTACCTATCATGATAATGTCTAATAATTCAGCATTAGGATTTCCTGTTGCTAAGAAATGTTGATAACCTACATTCCAAATACCAAAAAGCAAAGCTGGAATCATAGCGATAACAACTGTCATCATCATACGCTTCAAGTCAATGGCATCACGGATGTGTGCGCCCTTTGCTGGCGTTGTAGTAGAGGGAGTAAAGGCAAACGACTCACCTGCTTCAAAAAGGTAGTAAAACTTCTCTAGTTTTCCTCCTTTTTCAAACATTGGTTTTTGTTTTTCTAATATATCGTGTAAGAACTTCATACTTACGAATTTATAAGGTATAAATGAACCAAATTTATTTTTAAATTTATTATAAATGGATTTAGGCGTGCTAAATCATTTTTATTTTCCTAATCTAGCAAATTACCCTTCACGCAACAGTTCGATACCATCACGGATAATTTTTTGGATACGGTGCTTCGAAACATCTACAAATTCACAAAGAGCAACATCTTCTTCAATAACTTCATAGATTCCTAGGCTTTCCATTCCGTCATAATCTTTTGCCATAATAGATTTTACTAATTGTAAAGGCAAAATATCCATCGGAATTACTTGTTCCATAACACCTGTTTCTACAAAGGCTCTTTCTTCTCCGTTCAAACTCGTATCAATGACACGTTCTTTTTTAGGATTAAGGAAAGACAAAAGACCTAAGGCACGGTGGTAGCTCAAACGAGAAGTAGGCGCAAGCCAACCATCGCTCAAGAAGAAACGAGGTCTATCACCTTCTGGCAATACCGTAACAACGTTATCATAAAAACCAACGTAGTTGTCTTTCTCAATTGCTGTTCCTGTCAAGATATTTCCAGAAATTACTCTAACGTGGTCTTGTTTGAGATTATTCTTCAAGAATTTGCTTACGTTAGCACCAATATAGGTTTCATAATATTGAGGAGTAGTTACCTCAGAACCTACAAGTGCAATTTTCTTAGACGCATCATAACGACCTTCTAAAAAGAGTTTTCCTATCTGAATAACTCCATAAGGATGTATTGTCCAAACTACTTCACCTCTGTTGATAGGTTCGATATGGTGAATCTGAACACCAACATTTCCTGCTGGGTGAGGTCCTGAAATAGTGTGTTGTTCTACATTGCGAACATTTTGGAAAATAGCAGAAACTTCTGCCTTGCCATTTGTAGTGAGATGAATAGGAGCATCTACCATTTTCTTTAGCGCATCAATACCTGCTTGGAAGTATTGTCCTTCATTTTTATAAAGGAAATCATAGTCTGGAGCTAAAGGATTAGAATCAAAGGCTGAAATAAATATAGCACGAGGAGCATCTTCTGGATTAGCGACAATGCCATAAGGGCGTTGGATGATATTTATCCAAGCACCACTTTTAAGAAGAGATTCTTTTATATCTTCTCCTCTCAGATTAGCCATATCAGATACGCTATACTTTGTAAAGTTTTCGTATTCGATTTGTTTGTCTGCTAAAATCTTGATTTCTAAAAGTTTGCGTTTTGCACCACGCTTTACCTCCACAACTTCTCCACTTACAGGCGAAGTATAAAGTGCTTTTTCTAATTTTTTGTCAAAGAAAAGAGGCGTTCCAGCTTTTACTACATCGCCCTCTTTTACGACTACTTTCGGACGGTGCATTCCTACAAAGTCAGTAGGCTTTATGGCAAATGTTTCGGACTGTTCGGCATTTCCAATTTGTAGAGCAGCTTTGCCTACAAGGTTGATGTCGAATCCTTTACGAGTTTTTATGTTCATTGTACTTGGCTACTACCTAATGATTCATATATTTTTGATTCTGCAAGTCTGCAA
This Bernardetia sp. DNA region includes the following protein-coding sequences:
- a CDS encoding NADH:ubiquinone reductase (Na(+)-transporting) subunit B — its product is MKFLHDILEKQKPMFEKGGKLEKFYYLFEAGESFAFTPSTTTPAKGAHIRDAIDLKRMMMTVVIAMIPALLFGIWNVGYQHFLATGNPNAELLDIIMIGTIQVLPIVIVSYTAGGIVEVIFGIVRKHPINEGFLVTGMLIPLTMPPDIPLWQVAVATIFAVVIAKEAFGGTGMNILNVALTARAFLYFAYPTDISGTVWTYLGDKAAVDGYTGATALSIAAEAKTGTVTAALDGATANWAGAESLFSFNNMLIGVIPGSIGETSALMALIGAIILVVAGVASWKIMVSGVVGALVMGLIFNLAGSTPFMQMMPHYHLIMGGFAFGIVFMATDPVSAAQTETGKWVYGFFIGLLTVLIRVFNPAYPEGIMLAILLMNVFAPLIDFYVIQANKNRRLKRIHV
- a CDS encoding Na(+)-translocating NADH-quinone reductase subunit A, which produces MNIKTRKGFDINLVGKAALQIGNAEQSETFAIKPTDFVGMHRPKVVVKEGDVVKAGTPLFFDKKLEKALYTSPVSGEVVEVKRGAKRKLLEIKILADKQIEYENFTKYSVSDMANLRGEDIKESLLKSGAWINIIQRPYGIVANPEDAPRAIFISAFDSNPLAPDYDFLYKNEGQYFQAGIDALKKMVDAPIHLTTNGKAEVSAIFQNVRNVEQHTISGPHPAGNVGVQIHHIEPINRGEVVWTIHPYGVIQIGKLFLEGRYDASKKIALVGSEVTTPQYYETYIGANVSKFLKNNLKQDHVRVISGNILTGTAIEKDNYVGFYDNVVTVLPEGDRPRFFLSDGWLAPTSRLSYHRALGLLSFLNPKKERVIDTSLNGEERAFVETGVMEQVIPMDILPLQLVKSIMAKDYDGMESLGIYEVIEEDVALCEFVDVSKHRIQKIIRDGIELLREG